A single Calidifontibacter indicus DNA region contains:
- a CDS encoding energy-coupling factor ABC transporter ATP-binding protein, translated as MSDRSQPPVLALQGVDVGYPGAPEVLDHATVEVRAGRRIAVLGANGSGKTTLLRTLAGALRPTAGQVLWHGTPLQHSRSRLNEHRQRVQFVGQDPDDQLVSADVRRDVSFGPMNLGLPVPEVRARVEEALALLDLLPLADRPVHHLSYGQRKRVALAGAMAMRPAVMLLDEPTAGVDDVGVRDALDALARLERAGTTVVVSTHDSDLAWAWADDVVLLQQGGIRQGSCAEVMSDADALTASRVAVPAVVRVGAALGLDLLAVDRPRTADDLVGLVHARG; from the coding sequence ATGAGCGACCGATCGCAGCCGCCGGTGCTGGCGTTGCAGGGGGTCGACGTCGGTTACCCCGGCGCTCCGGAGGTGCTCGACCACGCCACCGTCGAGGTGCGCGCCGGCCGCCGGATCGCGGTGCTCGGTGCCAACGGGTCGGGCAAGACCACGCTGCTGCGCACGCTCGCCGGAGCGCTGCGTCCGACGGCAGGGCAGGTGCTCTGGCACGGAACACCGTTGCAGCACAGCCGATCTCGACTGAACGAGCACCGGCAGCGGGTGCAGTTCGTGGGGCAAGACCCCGACGACCAGTTGGTGAGCGCCGACGTGCGGCGCGACGTCTCCTTCGGCCCGATGAACCTCGGCCTGCCGGTGCCGGAGGTGCGCGCCCGGGTGGAGGAGGCGCTCGCGCTGCTCGACCTGCTGCCGCTCGCCGACCGGCCGGTGCATCACCTGTCCTACGGGCAACGCAAACGGGTGGCGCTCGCCGGGGCGATGGCGATGCGTCCGGCGGTGATGCTGCTCGACGAGCCAACGGCGGGGGTCGACGACGTCGGGGTGCGTGATGCCCTCGACGCACTCGCCCGGCTCGAACGGGCCGGCACCACCGTGGTGGTGTCGACCCACGACAGCGACCTCGCCTGGGCGTGGGCCGACGACGTGGTGCTGCTGCAGCAGGGCGGAATTCGACAGGGTTCGTGCGCCGAGGTGATGTCGGACGCCGACGCCCTCACCGCCTCGCGGGTGGCCGTGCCGGCCGTCGTGCGGGTGGGCGCGGCGCTGGGGCTCGACCTGCTCGCCGTCGACCGTCCGCGCACCGCCGACGACCTGGTCGGGTTGGTGCACGCCCGCGGCTGA